A genomic stretch from bacterium includes:
- a CDS encoding DUF3098 domain-containing protein, with protein MSVNLKKSNLAKNQAKKLQSKKSALPFTAENYYLFFAGLATIIVGYICMASGPVYGFLSLTVSPLILCIGYLVLIPLALIYRKKPQDHIQN; from the coding sequence ATGTCTGTTAACTTAAAGAAATCAAATCTCGCAAAGAACCAGGCCAAGAAACTACAAAGCAAGAAATCGGCATTGCCGTTTACGGCCGAGAATTATTATTTGTTTTTTGCCGGCTTGGCAACCATAATTGTCGGATACATTTGTATGGCCAGCGGGCCGGTCTACGGATTTTTGTCATTAACGGTATCCCCTCTTATCCTTTGTATCGGCTATTTAGTTCTTATTCCCCTGGCCTTGATATACAGAAAGAAACCGCAGGATCATATCCAAAATTAA